The Enterobacteriaceae endosymbiont of Neohaemonia nigricornis genome has a segment encoding these proteins:
- the secY gene encoding preprotein translocase subunit SecY, translated as MTTSFKQINLQSTQKGLYELKKRFIFFIFAVIIFRIGSFIPIPGINVNILHNIFYKQNNTILNLFNIFSGGSLSRSSVFVLGVMPYISSSIIFQLLTSIHPKLIALKREGESGQKKINKYIKYTALTLSIIQSLGITTGLPHIPGMENVVLQSGIIFVIVSMLTLITGTMFLMWLGNQITNRGIGNGVSIMIVIGILSSLPSQIQQTLEKLQYNFLNLLLMFLMCLVILFMVFVIVFIESGQRKILVHYAKQNYNKYIYNIKNNTHLPLKLNMSGVIPTIFAASIILFTSTILFWCSYVFKSYIFYNIAISLQPSRPLYIMLYISSIAFFCFFYTIIIFNPKETANNLKKTGAYIPGIRPGMQTAKYITKILIRLNFAGSLYISFICLIPTVIHSLTNISFYLGGTSLLIVVVVIMEFITQVQTIIMSSQYESIMKKINFKTK; from the coding sequence ATGACCACATCATTTAAACAAATAAATTTACAAAGTACTCAAAAAGGTTTATATGAATTAAAAAAAAGATTTATATTTTTTATATTTGCAGTAATCATTTTTCGTATAGGTTCATTTATTCCTATACCTGGCATTAATGTTAATATATTACATAATATATTTTATAAACAAAATAATACTATATTAAATTTATTTAATATATTTTCTGGAGGATCTTTAAGTAGATCATCAGTATTTGTTTTAGGTGTTATGCCATATATTTCATCTTCTATTATTTTTCAATTATTAACATCTATACATCCTAAACTTATAGCTTTAAAAAGAGAAGGTGAATCTGGCCAAAAAAAAATTAATAAATATATTAAATATACTGCATTAACATTATCTATTATTCAATCATTAGGTATAACTACTGGGCTACCTCATATTCCTGGTATGGAAAATGTAGTATTACAATCAGGTATAATTTTTGTTATTGTATCTATGTTAACATTAATTACTGGTACTATGTTTTTAATGTGGTTAGGCAATCAAATTACCAATAGAGGTATTGGTAATGGAGTATCTATTATGATAGTTATAGGTATTTTGTCTAGTTTACCATCACAAATTCAACAAACTTTAGAAAAATTACAATATAATTTTTTAAATTTATTATTAATGTTTTTAATGTGTTTAGTAATATTATTTATGGTATTTGTAATTGTATTTATAGAAAGTGGACAAAGAAAAATTCTTGTACATTATGCCAAACAAAATTATAATAAATATATTTATAATATAAAAAATAATACACATTTACCTTTAAAACTTAATATGTCTGGAGTTATACCAACTATTTTTGCAGCCAGTATTATCTTGTTTACTTCTACTATATTATTTTGGTGTAGTTATGTCTTTAAATCATATATATTTTATAATATAGCTATATCTTTACAACCAAGTAGACCATTATATATTATGTTATATATATCATCTATTGCTTTTTTTTGTTTTTTCTATACTATTATTATTTTTAATCCAAAAGAAACTGCTAATAATTTAAAAAAAACAGGAGCTTATATTCCAGGAATACGTCCTGGTATGCAAACTGCAAAATATATTACTAAAATTCTTATTAGATTAAACTTTGCAGGAAGTTTATATATTAGTTTTATATGTCTTATACCTACTGTTATACATAGTTTAACAAATATTTCTTTTTATTTAGGAGGTACATCATTACTTATTGTTGTAGTAGTTATTATGGAGTTTATTACACAAGTACAAACAATTATCATGTCTTCACAATATGAATCTATAATGAAAAAAATTAATTTTAAAACAAAATAA
- the rplO gene encoding 50S ribosomal protein L15, whose protein sequence is MYLNTFYTERGNKRNKKRVGRGIGSGLGKTCGKGHKGQKSRSGCKINRSFEGGQTPLNRRLPKFGFISRKQKKFQEIRLNELSKIDGNDINLSILRSFKIINRKIKYVKIINTGNINKFKNIIKLKCTSSVKKILIQLGGNIKE, encoded by the coding sequence ATGTATTTAAATACTTTTTATACAGAACGTGGAAATAAACGTAATAAAAAACGAGTGGGTCGTGGTATAGGATCAGGTTTAGGAAAAACTTGTGGGAAGGGTCATAAAGGACAAAAATCACGTTCTGGATGTAAAATTAATAGATCTTTCGAAGGTGGTCAAACACCTTTAAATAGAAGACTTCCAAAATTTGGTTTTATATCTAGAAAACAAAAAAAATTTCAAGAAATAAGATTAAATGAATTATCTAAAATAGATGGTAATGATATTAATTTATCAATACTTAGATCTTTTAAAATTATTAATAGAAAAATTAAATATGTAAAAATTATTAATACTGGCAATATTAATAAATTTAAAAATATTATTAAATTAAAATGTACAAGTAGTGTGAAAAAAATATTAATACAGTTAGGTGGTAACATTAAGGAATAA
- the rpmD gene encoding 50S ribosomal protein L30, with product MLKNIYITQTKSAIGRIPKHQRILISLGLKHIRHTVIKKKTPTILGMIRKISYMVKVSE from the coding sequence ATGTTAAAAAATATTTATATTACACAAACTAAAAGTGCTATAGGTAGAATACCTAAACACCAACGTATTTTAATAAGTCTAGGTTTAAAACACATAAGACATACAGTAATTAAAAAAAAAACACCTACTATTTTAGGTATGATACGTAAAATTTCTTATATGGTAAAAGTGAGTGAATAA
- the rpsE gene encoding 30S ribosomal protein S5, translating into MINYDKKNNHYELKEKLITVNRVSKTVKGGRVFSFTALTVVGNGKGRVGYGYGKAKEVPNAIQKAMERAKKNMINIFLINNTIQYPIQGYHTGSYIFMKPAYEGTGIIAGGAMRSVLEVAGIYNILAKTYGSTNPINVVKATIKILSNIKNINIIAAKRNKTIQEIQRHIKQC; encoded by the coding sequence ATGATAAATTATGATAAAAAAAATAATCATTATGAACTAAAAGAAAAATTAATTACTGTGAATAGAGTGTCTAAAACTGTTAAGGGTGGTCGAGTTTTTTCATTTACAGCACTAACAGTAGTAGGTAATGGTAAAGGTCGTGTAGGTTATGGCTATGGTAAAGCAAAAGAAGTGCCTAATGCAATACAAAAAGCAATGGAACGTGCTAAAAAAAATATGATAAATATTTTTTTAATTAATAATACTATACAATATCCTATACAAGGATATCATACAGGTTCTTATATATTTATGAAACCGGCATATGAAGGAACAGGGATTATTGCTGGTGGTGCTATGCGATCAGTATTAGAAGTAGCTGGTATTTATAATATTTTAGCTAAAACTTATGGATCTACAAATCCTATAAATGTTGTTAAAGCAACAATAAAAATTTTATCTAATATAAAAAATATTAATATTATTGCAGCTAAAAGAAATAAAACTATTCAAGAAATACAAAGGCATATTAAACAATGTTAA
- the rplR gene encoding 50S ribosomal protein L18 has protein sequence MNNNKYIARIKRATKLRKNLVNNNIRLVVHRTARHIYAQIISANNKVLVTASTLEKCHKKTLLYTGNIKSATLIGQLIAIKAIKKGITKLTFDRSGYKFHGRIKSLAIAARNNGLNF, from the coding sequence ATGAATAATAATAAATATATTGCTCGAATTAAAAGAGCAACTAAATTACGTAAAAATTTAGTTAATAACAATATTCGTTTAGTTGTACATCGTACTGCACGACATATATATGCACAAATAATTTCTGCAAATAATAAAGTATTAGTTACTGCTTCTACTTTAGAAAAATGTCATAAAAAAACATTATTATATACTGGCAATATAAAATCAGCTACTTTAATAGGACAATTAATAGCTATTAAAGCTATTAAAAAAGGTATTACTAAATTAACATTTGATCGTTCAGGTTATAAATTTCATGGACGCATTAAATCATTAGCAATAGCAGCACGTAATAATGGGTTGAACTTTTAA
- the rplF gene encoding 50S ribosomal protein L6 produces MSRIAKKPIIIPNDIQVMMNNNTINIQGIKGVLKKKIHKSVNILIEKNKIICLPKDNKRNSWAHAGTSCSIINSMIIGITQGFTKKLILFGIGYKVSINNNIIDLILGFSHHVFYTLPNGITGKCYNTNEIILYGFDKQLLGQVASDIRAYKKPEPYKGKGIRYEHEIVRIKETKKK; encoded by the coding sequence ATGTCTAGAATAGCTAAAAAACCAATAATCATTCCTAATGATATACAAGTTATGATGAATAATAATACCATTAACATACAAGGTATAAAAGGTGTATTAAAAAAAAAAATTCATAAATCAGTAAATATTCTTATAGAAAAAAATAAAATTATATGTCTTCCTAAAGATAATAAACGTAATTCTTGGGCACATGCAGGTACTTCTTGTTCTATAATTAATTCTATGATTATAGGTATCACACAAGGATTCACAAAAAAATTAATATTATTTGGTATTGGTTATAAAGTTAGTATTAATAATAATATTATAGATTTAATATTAGGTTTTTCACATCACGTATTCTATACATTACCTAATGGTATTACAGGTAAATGTTATAATACTAATGAAATTATATTATATGGTTTCGATAAACAATTGCTAGGACAAGTTGCATCTGATATTAGAGCTTATAAAAAACCAGAACCTTATAAGGGTAAAGGAATACGTTATGAACATGAAATAGTACGAATTAAAGAAACTAAAAAAAAATAG
- the rpsH gene encoding 30S ribosomal protein S8, whose protein sequence is MSIQDPIADMLTRIRNGQLSKKPEIIIQYSKFKKSIVEVLKQEGYIKDFCVIQNNYMQLKINLKYFKGYGVIEQINYISKPGLRIYKKKHTLPKVMAGLGVAIISTSQGIMTDYTARKYGIGGEIIFYIS, encoded by the coding sequence ATGAGTATACAAGATCCTATTGCTGATATGTTAACACGTATTCGTAATGGTCAGTTATCTAAAAAACCTGAAATTATTATACAATATTCAAAATTTAAAAAATCTATTGTTGAAGTTTTAAAACAAGAAGGATATATAAAAGATTTTTGTGTAATACAAAACAATTATATGCAATTAAAAATTAATTTAAAATATTTTAAAGGTTATGGAGTTATTGAACAAATAAATTATATTAGTAAACCAGGATTAAGAATATATAAAAAAAAACATACATTACCTAAAGTTATGGCTGGATTAGGTGTTGCTATCATTTCTACATCTCAAGGTATTATGACAGATTATACAGCTCGTAAGTATGGCATTGGTGGTGAAATTATTTTTTATATTTCTTAA
- the rpsN gene encoding 30S ribosomal protein S14 produces the protein MAKESIKARENKRIKLCKKFFLRRKKLKQIISNIKVTDKMRWDAVFKLQSLPRDSSFSRQRNRCKLTGRPHAYLRKFGLSRIKLREAAMKGDIPGLRKASW, from the coding sequence ATGGCAAAAGAATCTATTAAAGCACGTGAAAATAAACGTATAAAATTATGTAAAAAATTTTTTTTACGTAGAAAAAAATTAAAACAAATTATTTCTAATATCAAAGTTACAGATAAAATGCGTTGGGATGCGGTTTTTAAATTACAATCATTACCAAGAGATTCTAGTTTTTCTAGACAAAGAAATAGATGCAAACTAACTGGTAGACCACATGCTTATTTAAGAAAATTTGGATTAAGTAGAATAAAATTAAGAGAAGCGGCTATGAAAGGTGATATACCAGGCTTACGTAAAGCAAGTTGGTAA
- the rplE gene encoding 50S ribosomal protein L5, with amino-acid sequence MSKIYHEYKKKIIQQLMLQFKYHSIMQVPCIKKITLNMGVGKVTNNKKLLDAAINDLMLISGQKPFKTKSRKSISGFKIRQGDFIGCKVTLRKMRMWNFFERLLWIAIPRIRDFRGFSPKSFDGYGNYNIGIKEQIIFPEIDFDKIDQIRGLDINIYTNAMSNKEGYALLSAFNFPFKT; translated from the coding sequence ATGTCAAAAATATATCATGAATATAAAAAAAAAATAATTCAACAATTAATGTTACAATTTAAATATCATTCTATTATGCAAGTTCCTTGTATAAAAAAAATTACCTTAAATATGGGAGTAGGTAAAGTTACTAATAATAAGAAATTATTAGATGCTGCTATTAATGATTTAATGCTTATTAGTGGTCAGAAACCATTCAAAACTAAATCTAGAAAATCTATTTCAGGTTTTAAAATTAGACAAGGTGATTTTATTGGATGTAAAGTAACATTACGTAAAATGAGAATGTGGAATTTTTTTGAACGTTTATTATGGATAGCTATTCCAAGAATTAGAGATTTTAGAGGTTTTTCACCTAAATCATTTGATGGTTATGGTAATTATAATATAGGTATAAAAGAACAAATTATTTTTCCTGAAATTGATTTTGATAAAATTGATCAAATTCGTGGTTTAGATATAAATATTTATACAAATGCTATGTCTAATAAAGAAGGATATGCTTTATTATCTGCATTTAATTTTCCATTTAAAACATAA
- the rplX gene encoding 50S ribosomal protein L24, giving the protein MASKLHVNDMVIILTGKDKGKKGCIISFKKKQYVIVKGINLVKKHNKPNPKNSSAGGIIIKEAYIHISNIAILNIKTGKPDRIGFKISQGKKVRYLKSNNEII; this is encoded by the coding sequence ATGGCTAGTAAATTACATGTTAATGATATGGTTATTATCTTAACAGGAAAAGATAAAGGTAAAAAAGGATGTATTATATCCTTTAAAAAAAAACAATACGTTATTGTAAAAGGAATAAATCTTGTTAAAAAACATAATAAACCTAATCCTAAAAATTCATCTGCAGGTGGTATTATTATAAAAGAAGCATACATACATATTTCTAATATTGCTATTTTAAATATTAAAACTGGGAAACCAGATCGTATTGGTTTTAAAATATCTCAAGGTAAAAAAGTACGTTATCTAAAATCTAATAATGAAATTATTTAA
- the rplN gene encoding 50S ribosomal protein L14, whose translation MIQEHTILNVADNSGARSVMCIKVLGGSKRRYANIGDIIKITIKEAIPRGKVKKGDVLKAVIVRTKKGIRRFDGSLIRFDHNACVLLNDTNEQLIGTRVFGPITRELRNDKFMKIISLAPEVI comes from the coding sequence ATGATACAAGAACATACTATATTAAATGTAGCTGATAATTCAGGTGCTCGTAGTGTAATGTGTATAAAAGTTTTAGGTGGTTCTAAACGTCGTTATGCTAACATTGGTGATATAATCAAAATTACTATTAAAGAAGCAATACCAAGAGGTAAAGTAAAGAAAGGAGATGTACTAAAAGCCGTTATAGTCAGAACAAAAAAAGGTATTAGACGTTTTGATGGTTCACTGATTCGTTTTGATCATAATGCTTGTGTCTTATTAAATGATACTAATGAACAATTAATTGGTACTAGAGTATTTGGTCCTATAACTAGAGAGTTAAGAAATGACAAATTTATGAAAATAATTTCTTTAGCTCCAGAAGTTATTTAA
- the rpsQ gene encoding 30S ribosomal protein S17, with translation MNTNVRTLKGTVISNKMNKTIVVKINRLIKHPIYGKFINRTTKLHVHDANNICHIGDIVEIKECKPYSKTKAWTLVNIINQSII, from the coding sequence ATGAATACTAATGTAAGAACCTTAAAAGGTACAGTTATTAGTAATAAAATGAATAAAACTATTGTAGTAAAAATTAATAGATTAATTAAACATCCTATTTATGGTAAATTTATAAATCGTACAACAAAATTACATGTTCATGATGCAAATAATATTTGTCATATAGGAGATATTGTAGAAATTAAAGAATGTAAACCTTATTCTAAAACTAAAGCTTGGACTTTAGTTAATATTATAAACCAATCAATAATATAA
- the rpmC gene encoding 50S ribosomal protein L29, whose product MNVKNFKNKTSKEIKQELLSISRELFNLKIQLNAGQLKQTHLLKTARKNIARIKTILSQKNILQG is encoded by the coding sequence ATGAATGTAAAAAATTTTAAAAATAAAACATCAAAAGAAATTAAACAAGAATTACTAAGTATTTCTAGAGAACTATTTAATTTAAAAATACAATTAAATGCTGGACAATTAAAACAAACACATTTATTAAAAACAGCTAGAAAAAATATTGCACGTATTAAAACAATTTTATCACAAAAAAATATTTTGCAAGGTTAA
- the rplP gene encoding 50S ribosomal protein L16 has product MLQPKRTKFRKMQKGRNRGIIIGMELAFGTYGLKAISRGRITSKQIESARRAISRSIKRQGKIWIRIFPDKPITKKPLEVRMGKGKGNVEYWVSLIQPGRILYEIDGVSENIARDALRLGASKLPVKTIFLNKS; this is encoded by the coding sequence ATGTTACAACCAAAACGTACAAAATTTCGTAAAATGCAGAAAGGTAGGAATAGAGGCATTATTATAGGAATGGAACTTGCTTTTGGAACTTATGGATTAAAAGCTATTAGTAGAGGTCGTATTACATCAAAACAAATTGAGTCTGCTAGAAGAGCTATTAGTAGATCTATAAAAAGACAAGGAAAAATTTGGATTAGAATTTTCCCAGATAAACCTATTACAAAAAAACCCTTAGAAGTACGTATGGGAAAGGGAAAGGGAAATGTAGAATATTGGGTATCGTTAATACAACCAGGAAGAATATTATACGAAATTGATGGAGTATCAGAAAATATAGCAAGAGATGCCTTACGTTTAGGTGCTTCTAAATTACCAGTAAAAACTATTTTTTTAAATAAATCTTAA
- the rpsC gene encoding 30S ribosomal protein S3 gives MGQKTHPNGLRLGIIKTWNSTWFANKKNFAHYLYSDYQVRQYLYKKLIKASISNIIIERPSKSIKVTIHTARPGIVIGKKGEDVEKLRIKIAQITQVPAQINITEIRKPELEAKLVAEIIAVQLEKRIMFRRAMKRAVQNAMRLGAKGVKVEVSGRLGGVEIARTEWHREGRVPLHTLRANIDYSCTEANTTFGIIGVKVWIFKGEILQKSLDDKKNIKSDFKTYKKYRSGRK, from the coding sequence ATGGGTCAAAAAACACATCCTAATGGTTTACGTTTAGGTATTATAAAAACATGGAATTCAACTTGGTTTGCAAATAAAAAAAATTTTGCACACTATTTGTATAGTGATTATCAAGTTAGACAATATTTATATAAAAAATTAATAAAAGCTTCTATTTCTAATATTATTATTGAACGTCCTTCAAAAAGTATTAAAGTAACTATTCATACAGCACGTCCTGGAATAGTTATAGGAAAAAAAGGAGAAGATGTTGAAAAATTAAGAATAAAAATAGCTCAAATAACTCAAGTACCAGCACAAATTAATATTACAGAAATTAGAAAGCCTGAATTAGAAGCTAAATTAGTAGCAGAAATTATAGCAGTACAATTAGAAAAACGCATTATGTTTAGAAGAGCTATGAAACGAGCAGTACAAAATGCTATGCGATTAGGTGCTAAAGGAGTTAAAGTAGAAGTTAGTGGTCGTTTGGGTGGTGTAGAAATAGCTCGTACAGAATGGCATAGAGAGGGTAGAGTACCATTACATACTTTAAGAGCTAATATAGATTATAGTTGTACAGAAGCTAATACAACATTTGGCATTATTGGTGTTAAAGTATGGATTTTTAAAGGAGAAATTTTACAAAAATCTCTTGACGATAAAAAAAATATAAAATCTGATTTTAAAACATATAAAAAATATCGTTCAGGACGTAAATAA
- the rplV gene encoding 50S ribosomal protein L22 → MEIIAKHKYARSSAQKLRLIANLIRGTNIAKALDILNFSNKKAAVLIKKVLNSAIANAEHNYGLDIDNLIILKIFIDIGTNMKRIMPRAKGRSDRILKYTSHITIVLSNIK, encoded by the coding sequence ATGGAAATTATTGCAAAACATAAATATGCACGTTCTTCTGCACAAAAATTACGATTAATTGCTAATTTAATTCGAGGAACTAATATTGCAAAAGCATTAGATATATTAAATTTTTCTAATAAAAAAGCTGCTGTATTAATTAAAAAAGTTCTAAATTCTGCTATAGCAAATGCTGAACATAATTATGGATTAGATATTGATAATTTAATTATATTAAAAATTTTTATAGATATAGGAACAAATATGAAACGTATTATGCCGCGCGCAAAAGGACGTTCAGATCGTATTTTAAAATATACTAGTCATATTACTATTGTTTTATCAAATATTAAATAG
- the rpsS gene encoding 30S ribosomal protein S19: MPRSLKKGPFIDKHLLKKVENNISMGGKKKILRTWSRRSTILPNMIGLTISVHNGRHHLPIFISDEMVGHKLGEFAPTRTYRGHTADRKIKKV, encoded by the coding sequence ATGCCACGTTCTTTAAAAAAAGGTCCTTTCATTGATAAACATTTATTAAAAAAAGTTGAAAATAATATTAGTATGGGTGGTAAGAAAAAAATATTACGTACTTGGTCTAGACGTTCTACAATATTACCTAATATGATTGGTTTAACTATATCGGTTCATAATGGACGTCATCATTTACCAATATTTATTTCTGATGAGATGGTAGGACATAAATTAGGTGAATTTGCGCCTACTAGAACATATAGAGGGCATACTGCTGATAGAAAAATAAAAAAAGTTTAA
- the rplB gene encoding 50S ribosomal protein L2 yields the protein MAIKKYKPTSPGRRHMIKVINPFLYKGQPWKAKIAKKNKSGGRNNYGHITTRHIGGGHKKSYRIIDFKRNKDNILGSIERIEYDPNRSAHIALIKYKDGERRYILSPKYCKIGDLIESGNNIDIKIGNTLPMKNIPVGTVLHNIEMKPNKGGQLARSAGSYAQLISKENFYVTLRLRSGEIRKIQAKCRATIGEVGNNEHMLKTYGKAGAKRWQGIRPTVRGTAMNPIDHPHGGGEGKNFGKHPVTPWGIQTKGKKTRKNKQTNKYIIKFRHK from the coding sequence ATGGCTATTAAAAAATATAAACCAACGTCTCCAGGTCGTCGTCATATGATAAAAGTTATTAATCCTTTTTTATACAAAGGACAACCTTGGAAAGCAAAAATCGCAAAAAAAAATAAATCTGGTGGCAGAAATAATTATGGACATATTACTACTAGACATATTGGAGGTGGACACAAAAAATCATATCGTATTATAGATTTTAAAAGAAATAAAGATAATATCTTAGGTTCTATTGAACGTATTGAGTATGATCCTAATAGATCAGCACATATAGCATTAATAAAATATAAAGATGGTGAAAGACGTTATATACTATCACCTAAATATTGTAAAATAGGTGATCTGATAGAATCAGGTAATAATATTGATATAAAAATAGGTAATACATTACCTATGAAAAATATTCCAGTAGGCACAGTATTACATAATATAGAAATGAAACCTAATAAAGGGGGACAATTGGCAAGGTCTGCAGGATCATATGCACAATTAATATCTAAAGAAAATTTTTATGTGACATTGCGATTACGCTCAGGAGAAATAAGAAAAATTCAAGCAAAATGTCGAGCTACTATAGGAGAAGTTGGGAATAATGAGCATATGTTAAAAACATATGGTAAAGCTGGTGCTAAACGTTGGCAAGGTATTAGACCAACGGTTCGTGGAACAGCTATGAATCCTATTGATCATCCACATGGTGGTGGTGAAGGTAAAAATTTTGGGAAACATCCAGTTACACCATGGGGTATACAAACAAAAGGAAAAAAAACTAGAAAAAACAAACAAACTAATAAATATATTATTAAATTTCGTCATAAATAA
- a CDS encoding 50S ribosomal protein L23, with amino-acid sequence MIKENYFKILKFPHMSEKSSIMKEKNNIIVIKILKTATKKEIFISLTKIFNVKIKNINTLIIKGKYKKNKNNHYYESNWKKAYITLEKKYNIDFNININ; translated from the coding sequence ATGATAAAAGAAAATTATTTTAAAATTTTAAAATTTCCTCATATGTCAGAAAAATCATCTATAATGAAGGAAAAAAACAATATTATTGTAATTAAAATTTTAAAAACTGCTACAAAGAAAGAAATTTTCATATCTCTCACAAAAATTTTTAATGTAAAAATTAAAAATATAAATACATTAATAATAAAAGGAAAATATAAAAAGAATAAAAATAATCATTATTATGAAAGTAATTGGAAAAAAGCTTATATAACTTTAGAAAAAAAATATAATATTGATTTTAATATTAATATAAATTAA
- the rplD gene encoding 50S ribosomal protein L4, with the protein MKIITKDTNNEIIISDKIFNVTFNKELIHQLIKYYQTIGRQGTKSQKTRSNVKGSSKKPWKQKGTGKARAGSVKSPIWRSGGVTFAATNKIYTQKINKKMYRCALKSIFSELLRTNRLIIVTNFFISQPKTKILVNKLKELLLNKVVIITTMIDQNLFLSSRNLYNVTLFNSININPIHLIYKEKTLITTQAIKHLEERLLT; encoded by the coding sequence ATGAAAATTATAACTAAAGATACTAATAATGAAATTATTATTTCAGATAAAATTTTTAATGTAACTTTTAATAAAGAACTAATACATCAATTAATTAAATACTATCAAACAATAGGCAGACAAGGTACTAAATCACAAAAAACAAGAAGTAACGTTAAAGGTTCTAGTAAAAAACCATGGAAACAAAAAGGTACTGGGAAAGCTAGAGCAGGTTCGGTTAAAAGTCCTATTTGGCGTTCTGGTGGTGTAACTTTTGCTGCAACAAATAAAATATATACACAAAAAATAAATAAAAAAATGTATCGTTGTGCTTTAAAAAGTATTTTTTCAGAATTATTAAGAACAAATAGATTAATTATAGTAACAAACTTTTTTATATCACAACCTAAAACAAAAATATTAGTTAATAAATTAAAAGAATTATTACTTAATAAAGTAGTAATTATAACAACTATGATAGATCAAAATTTATTTTTATCTTCACGTAATTTATATAATGTTACATTATTTAATTCTATTAATATTAATCCCATACATTTAATATATAAAGAAAAAACTTTAATAACTACTCAAGCTATTAAACATTTAGAAGAAAGATTATTAACATGA
- the rplC gene encoding 50S ribosomal protein L3, producing the protein MISLIGKKMGMTRIFTEDGLAIPITVIQFDDIYITQIKTICKNGYNAIQMTTGSKKNSHINKAEAGHFAKAKINAGYILWEHRVHNIKNYHIGQKIDINVFKKIHKVDITSISKGKGFSGTVKRWNFSTQDASHGNSLSHRVPGSIGQNQTPGKVFKGKKMSGQLGNKKITIQNLHIIKLDIEKKIILIKGSTPGYTGHTVLIKPAIKHYTI; encoded by the coding sequence ATGATTAGTTTAATCGGTAAAAAAATGGGTATGACACGAATTTTTACTGAAGATGGTTTAGCTATTCCAATAACAGTGATTCAATTTGATGATATTTATATTACACAAATAAAAACTATATGTAAAAATGGATATAATGCCATTCAAATGACAACTGGCTCAAAAAAAAATAGTCATATTAATAAAGCTGAAGCAGGCCATTTTGCTAAAGCTAAAATTAATGCCGGATATATTTTATGGGAACATCGTGTACATAATATAAAAAATTATCATATAGGACAAAAAATTGATATTAATGTTTTTAAAAAAATTCATAAAGTAGATATTACTAGTATATCTAAAGGAAAAGGTTTTTCTGGTACTGTAAAAAGATGGAATTTTAGCACTCAAGATGCTAGTCATGGTAATTCTTTATCACATAGAGTTCCTGGATCTATTGGACAGAATCAAACTCCTGGCAAAGTTTTTAAAGGAAAAAAAATGTCTGGACAATTAGGAAATAAAAAGATTACTATTCAAAATTTGCATATTATTAAATTAGATATAGAAAAAAAAATAATACTAATTAAAGGTTCGACTCCTGGATACACAGGACATACAGTGTTAATTAAACCTGCAATTAAACATTATACAATATAA